A region from the Actinoplanes sp. OR16 genome encodes:
- a CDS encoding GNAT family N-acetyltransferase: MIGQAELTEAAFMHDYETGMPESARQRLGVVAARIGGGVALAMPGDPSSYWSKALGFGVTEPFTLAVLDEVIDFYRTHRVRQAIVQLVPSVLPAGFATRGLQRTGTWIKLAGDPSRVAAGHTGLDVRAVTGDDAVTWADVVLDTFGMPRGDLTTMLASTAGRPHWRPFAAWDGPQIVAGGNVYLDGEHAGLNAAATKPSHRGRGAQSALIAARARAAAEAGCRHLYAETWKPDPGQRNPSLDNLVRAGLTPRYERENWAVRLAADSDC; the protein is encoded by the coding sequence GTGATCGGGCAGGCGGAGCTCACCGAGGCCGCGTTCATGCACGACTACGAGACCGGCATGCCGGAGTCCGCGCGCCAACGGCTGGGTGTCGTGGCCGCGCGGATCGGCGGGGGAGTGGCGCTGGCGATGCCGGGCGACCCGTCGTCCTACTGGAGCAAGGCGCTCGGATTCGGCGTGACCGAGCCGTTCACCCTGGCGGTGCTGGACGAGGTGATCGACTTCTATCGCACGCACCGGGTCCGGCAGGCGATCGTCCAGCTGGTCCCGTCGGTGCTGCCGGCCGGCTTCGCGACGCGCGGCCTGCAGCGCACCGGCACCTGGATCAAACTGGCCGGCGACCCGTCCCGGGTGGCCGCGGGCCACACCGGCCTGGACGTCCGCGCGGTGACCGGCGACGATGCCGTGACCTGGGCGGACGTGGTGCTCGACACCTTCGGCATGCCCCGCGGCGACCTCACCACGATGCTCGCCTCGACGGCCGGTCGCCCGCACTGGCGTCCGTTCGCCGCCTGGGACGGTCCGCAGATCGTGGCCGGTGGCAACGTCTACCTCGACGGCGAGCACGCCGGGCTGAACGCCGCCGCGACGAAACCGTCACACCGGGGCCGCGGCGCACAGTCGGCGCTCATCGCGGCCCGGGCACGCGCCGCCGCCGAGGCCGGATGCCGCCACCTCTACGCCGAGACCTGGAAACCGGATCCGGGTCAGCGCAATCCGTCGCTGGACAACCTGGTCAGGGCCGGGTTGACGCCTCGGTACGAGCGGGAGAACTGGGCAGTACGCCTCGCAGCTGATTCCGATTGCTGA
- a CDS encoding zinc-dependent alcohol dehydrogenase family protein produces the protein MRSLRLHEFGTPGNLQLTHVEPGPLGPDEVRVAIEAAPINPSDLMTLSGRYAVRPPLPSPLGGEGVGTVVEAGADVTAVRTGDTVLVLPSPQPGTWQDEVVVPQRFVVRADPAADPVQLATAGINAATAYLLLGFGGPRQPGDWVVQTAANSGLGAFVIALAKRAGLRTLNVVRRADAAERVLALGGDVAVVSDDTLLDRVRDALGSERPNLLLDGVSGPVVNDLAAVLAPGAHVVNVSALSGQPFVISPLHLIFKNLTVHGFWLNNWIATADRAEIERVYAEVTTLIADGVLRTEIAAEYTLDDHARAIEHAGASGRTGKVVFRK, from the coding sequence ATGAGATCGCTGCGACTGCACGAGTTCGGGACGCCCGGCAACCTTCAGCTCACCCACGTCGAACCCGGTCCGCTCGGCCCGGACGAGGTCCGGGTCGCCATCGAAGCCGCGCCGATCAACCCGTCCGACCTGATGACGCTCAGCGGCCGGTACGCCGTCCGCCCGCCGCTGCCCTCCCCGCTCGGCGGTGAGGGGGTCGGCACGGTCGTCGAGGCCGGCGCCGACGTCACCGCGGTGCGGACCGGCGACACCGTGCTGGTGCTGCCCAGCCCGCAGCCGGGGACCTGGCAGGACGAGGTGGTGGTGCCGCAGCGGTTCGTGGTGCGCGCCGACCCGGCCGCCGACCCGGTGCAGCTGGCCACCGCCGGCATCAACGCGGCGACCGCCTACCTGCTGCTCGGCTTCGGCGGCCCGCGTCAGCCCGGCGACTGGGTGGTGCAGACCGCGGCGAACTCCGGTCTCGGCGCGTTCGTGATCGCCCTGGCGAAGCGGGCCGGTCTGCGCACCCTCAACGTGGTCCGGCGCGCCGACGCGGCCGAGCGGGTGCTCGCGCTGGGCGGTGACGTCGCGGTAGTCAGCGACGACACCCTTCTCGACCGGGTACGCGACGCGCTGGGCAGCGAGCGCCCGAACCTGCTGCTCGACGGCGTCAGCGGCCCGGTGGTGAACGACCTGGCCGCCGTGCTGGCGCCGGGAGCGCACGTGGTGAACGTGTCGGCGCTCAGCGGGCAGCCGTTCGTGATCAGCCCACTGCACCTGATCTTCAAGAACCTGACCGTGCACGGGTTCTGGCTCAACAACTGGATCGCCACGGCCGATCGCGCCGAGATCGAGCGGGTCTACGCCGAGGTCACCACCCTGATCGCCGACGGTGTGCTGCGGACGGAGATCGCGGCCGAGTACACCCTCGACGACCATGCCCGGGCGATCGAACATGCCGGTGCTTCCGGGCGTACCGGGAAGGTGGTCTTCCGGAAGTGA
- a CDS encoding helix-turn-helix transcriptional regulator, translating to MTNAPMHYTLTILELGRGRYDAAAVHALVVRRHGPAWLRDQVVPDLIEAVTRGSRRDAIALLPVGADLARTHLVFGEWLRRRQRRRDAREHLGLACAVLDDLGFHAFAGRAAAELRATAERRDAGGYERLTAQETEIARLVAEGHANREIAERLFISPNTVQYHLAKVFRKLGVRSRTQLARAIDPAAAAFQAASRASRCTAAESCRARIDWTTPSIP from the coding sequence ATGACGAACGCTCCCATGCACTACACGCTCACGATTCTGGAACTGGGACGCGGACGCTACGACGCCGCGGCCGTTCACGCGCTGGTGGTGCGCCGGCACGGCCCGGCGTGGCTGCGCGACCAGGTCGTCCCGGACCTGATCGAGGCGGTCACCCGGGGAAGCCGCCGGGACGCGATCGCGCTGCTGCCGGTCGGCGCCGACCTGGCCCGCACTCACCTGGTGTTCGGCGAGTGGCTGCGCCGGCGGCAGCGGCGCCGGGACGCCCGTGAGCATCTCGGCCTGGCCTGCGCGGTGCTGGACGACCTGGGTTTCCACGCCTTCGCCGGGCGCGCGGCGGCCGAGTTGCGGGCCACCGCCGAGCGCCGCGACGCCGGCGGCTACGAGCGGCTCACCGCTCAGGAGACGGAGATCGCCCGGCTGGTGGCCGAGGGGCACGCCAACCGGGAGATCGCCGAACGGCTGTTCATCAGCCCGAACACCGTGCAGTACCACCTGGCGAAGGTGTTCCGGAAACTCGGTGTGCGGTCACGGACCCAGCTGGCCCGGGCGATCGACCCGGCCGCGGCCGCTTTTCAGGCGGCGTCGCGGGCCAGCCGGTGCACGGCGGCCGAGAGCTGCCGGGCGCGGATCGACTGGACGACGCCGAGCATCCCGTAG
- a CDS encoding DUF308 domain-containing protein yields MSVSTSLLWRGLLAIVIGVVALAWPGITALALTLGIGAWALTTGVLEVALTFRQGATAGERAAWILGGLVSIALAVVLFLRPDIGAVSLAEVFGLFSIVYGMLGVVQSIRARQLSAAVHRLARDAA; encoded by the coding sequence ATGTCCGTCTCCACCTCCCTGCTCTGGCGCGGCCTGCTCGCCATCGTGATCGGCGTGGTCGCGCTGGCCTGGCCCGGCATCACCGCGCTGGCGCTCACCCTCGGGATCGGCGCCTGGGCACTGACCACCGGCGTGCTCGAGGTGGCACTCACCTTCCGGCAGGGCGCGACAGCGGGCGAGCGGGCCGCCTGGATCCTCGGCGGCCTCGTCTCGATCGCCCTCGCCGTCGTGCTGTTCCTGCGCCCGGACATCGGCGCGGTGTCGCTGGCCGAGGTGTTCGGCCTGTTCAGCATCGTCTACGGGATGCTCGGCGTCGTCCAGTCGATCCGCGCCCGGCAGCTCTCGGCCGCCGTGCACCGGCTGGCCCGCGACGCCGCCTGA
- a CDS encoding FAD-binding oxidoreductase — MIETIRPGDPRYQDVRDVYTATGSPAQVLRPRTAEQVAESLARAAELGGPLSIRSGGHGMSSIATNRGGTVIDLGHLNAVEAPVDGGDLVRVGPGARWGDVAGLLSPYGLAISSGDSGDVGAGGLATTGGLGLLGRAHGLTIDNLVAAEVVTADGRVRTVDAEHEPDLFWGMRGAGANLGIATSLLIRAARVPAVVHATVQYEVRDPAVFLRAWGEAVEAAPRAVSAFLYLLGGGAALATIVYAGDDVPAAQSALDPFLRLAPRYGQRAVLTPYAGVVAAGGEPHRGQQRARTHSGLAVHLDHDVTTRLAALIGSGFGQMLQIRSAGGAINDVAADATAYAHRHQNFSVTAVADGRFDAFDRAWDEVRPALDGLYLSFESAFTPERLAEAFPPATLARLREIKSKVDPENVFHQNFPIRTS, encoded by the coding sequence ATGATCGAGACGATCCGGCCCGGAGACCCGCGCTACCAGGACGTCCGCGACGTCTACACCGCCACCGGCTCCCCGGCGCAGGTGCTGCGCCCGCGCACCGCGGAACAGGTGGCCGAGTCCCTGGCCCGCGCCGCCGAGCTGGGCGGGCCGCTGTCGATCCGCAGCGGCGGGCACGGGATGAGCAGCATCGCCACGAACCGCGGCGGCACCGTGATCGATCTCGGTCACCTGAACGCGGTCGAGGCACCCGTGGACGGCGGCGACCTGGTCCGGGTCGGCCCGGGCGCCCGCTGGGGTGACGTCGCCGGCCTGCTCAGCCCGTACGGCCTGGCGATCAGCTCCGGCGACTCCGGTGACGTCGGCGCCGGCGGCCTGGCCACGACCGGCGGGCTGGGGCTGCTCGGCCGCGCGCACGGCCTGACCATCGACAACCTGGTGGCCGCCGAGGTGGTCACCGCCGACGGCCGCGTCCGGACCGTCGACGCCGAGCACGAGCCCGACCTGTTCTGGGGGATGCGCGGCGCCGGCGCCAACCTGGGGATCGCCACGTCGCTGCTGATCCGGGCGGCCCGGGTGCCGGCCGTGGTGCACGCGACCGTGCAGTACGAGGTCCGGGATCCGGCGGTGTTCCTGCGAGCGTGGGGCGAGGCCGTCGAGGCCGCGCCCCGGGCCGTCTCCGCGTTCCTCTACCTGCTCGGGGGCGGCGCCGCCCTGGCCACGATCGTGTACGCCGGCGACGACGTGCCGGCCGCACAGTCCGCGCTGGATCCGTTCCTGCGGCTGGCGCCGCGATACGGTCAGCGCGCGGTGCTGACGCCGTACGCCGGGGTGGTCGCCGCCGGCGGCGAGCCTCATCGCGGGCAGCAGCGGGCCCGCACCCACAGCGGCCTCGCCGTCCACCTCGACCACGACGTCACCACACGCCTGGCCGCACTGATCGGCTCCGGCTTCGGGCAGATGCTGCAGATCCGGTCGGCGGGCGGCGCGATCAACGACGTGGCGGCGGACGCCACCGCCTACGCGCACCGGCACCAGAACTTCTCCGTCACCGCGGTGGCGGACGGCCGGTTCGACGCCTTCGACCGAGCCTGGGACGAGGTGCGGCCGGCCCTCGACGGCCTGTACCTCAGCTTCGAGTCGGCGTTCACCCCGGAGCGGCTGGCCGAGGCGTTCCCACCGGCGACGCTGGCCCGGCTCCGCGAGATCAAGAGCAAGGTGGACCCGGAGAACGTCTTCCACCAGAACTTCCCGATCAGAACTTCCTGA
- a CDS encoding SDR family oxidoreductase: MTTPAWAQPGTDLTGTKVLVIGGTGGVGEGVVTALLDAGATVVATGRDQARLDSLKVRLSAARPLRDRRPHDRLITQTVDLLAPDLGATLLRHGPFDGAVVSVADWGAQGRKRLVDLTDAEWDALIEQNQTTIFRAYRALVPALGPDAMIAQLNGLSADLPFPGAGGVALTAAATKSMTRTMAEESRGDGPRIYQIILGVIRTRPRQLAGIDDPRWIPATDVGVHIAELVAGTSPLSGTVLHYLVDKAQGPRS, from the coding sequence ATGACCACCCCCGCGTGGGCTCAGCCCGGCACCGACCTGACCGGCACGAAGGTCCTGGTCATCGGCGGCACCGGCGGCGTCGGCGAAGGCGTCGTGACCGCGCTGCTCGACGCCGGCGCCACCGTCGTCGCCACCGGCCGCGACCAGGCCCGCCTCGACTCGCTCAAGGTCCGCCTGTCCGCCGCTCGCCCGCTCCGAGATCGCCGGCCTCACGACCGCCTGATCACCCAGACCGTCGATCTGCTCGCTCCCGACCTCGGCGCGACCCTGCTGCGGCACGGGCCGTTCGACGGCGCCGTCGTCAGCGTCGCCGACTGGGGCGCCCAAGGCCGGAAACGCCTGGTCGACCTGACCGACGCCGAATGGGACGCGCTGATCGAGCAGAACCAGACGACCATCTTCCGTGCCTATCGCGCCCTGGTGCCGGCGCTCGGCCCGGACGCGATGATCGCCCAGCTCAACGGCCTGAGCGCGGACCTGCCGTTCCCCGGCGCCGGCGGTGTCGCCCTCACCGCGGCCGCGACCAAGTCGATGACCCGCACCATGGCCGAGGAGTCGCGCGGCGACGGCCCGAGGATCTACCAGATCATCCTCGGGGTCATCCGCACCCGGCCACGGCAGCTGGCCGGCATCGACGACCCGCGCTGGATCCCGGCCACCGACGTCGGCGTGCACATCGCCGAACTCGTCGCCGGCACCAGCCCGCTCTCCGGAACGGTCCTGCACTACCTGGTCGACAAGGCCCAAGGACCCCGGTCATGA
- a CDS encoding carboxypeptidase regulatory-like domain-containing protein yields the protein MKAPQPTRGRVLSLIWFPFFFAAAMSVLYLAAFAHPEPHDLRLGVIGTAPAHLPPGFATEAVTGTGGVADGDLAAVYDSATSTLYVASAASGTRADYLTAVLHPATTVDLVPVASGDVSGVSLFFYGLPMLLVGLITSIVLLQFGMWPVRRKVATIAATGAFATVVAFTAGVARDVIPADGWLLLYGFLLTQAIGWLTSALPRLVRQFFMPVAMTFVLILGIPTSGATVNADMLPAPLGWLHRVLPFGQFIEAARASAFFGGHGLAKPLTVLVAWAVGAALLLAWTARPAVVVAVPQEVIEPGHQRLHGTVRSTAGIPVAGATVLTLDDGGNELVRTTTGADGSYQVDDVRTGLHHLVVTAAHHEPEIVTVAVHRRRAEPARDIVLTDWNDPAGNLTADEIGARRSLI from the coding sequence GTGAAAGCCCCGCAGCCGACCCGCGGCCGGGTCCTCTCGCTGATCTGGTTCCCGTTCTTCTTCGCCGCCGCCATGTCCGTGCTCTACCTGGCGGCGTTCGCCCACCCCGAACCGCACGACCTGCGGCTCGGCGTCATCGGTACGGCACCCGCGCACCTGCCGCCCGGCTTCGCCACCGAGGCCGTCACCGGCACCGGCGGGGTGGCGGACGGCGACCTCGCGGCGGTGTACGACTCCGCGACCAGCACCCTCTACGTCGCCTCGGCGGCCAGCGGCACCCGCGCCGACTACCTGACCGCCGTCCTACACCCGGCCACCACCGTCGACCTCGTCCCGGTCGCCAGCGGGGACGTCAGCGGCGTCAGCCTGTTCTTCTACGGCCTGCCGATGCTGCTGGTCGGCCTGATCACCTCGATCGTGCTGCTGCAGTTCGGCATGTGGCCGGTCCGCAGGAAGGTCGCCACCATCGCGGCCACCGGCGCGTTCGCCACCGTCGTCGCGTTCACCGCCGGCGTGGCCCGCGACGTCATCCCGGCGGACGGGTGGCTGCTGCTCTACGGGTTCCTGCTCACCCAGGCGATCGGCTGGCTCACCAGCGCGCTGCCGCGGCTGGTCAGGCAGTTCTTCATGCCGGTCGCCATGACGTTCGTGCTGATCCTCGGCATCCCCACCTCGGGCGCCACGGTCAACGCCGACATGCTGCCGGCACCGCTGGGGTGGCTGCACCGGGTGCTGCCGTTCGGGCAGTTCATCGAGGCGGCCCGGGCCAGTGCCTTCTTCGGCGGGCACGGACTGGCGAAGCCGCTGACCGTGCTGGTCGCCTGGGCCGTGGGCGCGGCGCTGCTACTGGCCTGGACCGCGCGGCCGGCCGTGGTCGTCGCGGTGCCTCAAGAAGTGATCGAACCCGGTCACCAGCGCCTGCACGGGACCGTTCGCAGCACCGCCGGCATCCCGGTCGCCGGCGCCACCGTGCTGACCCTCGACGACGGCGGCAACGAACTGGTCCGCACCACGACCGGAGCGGACGGCTCCTACCAGGTGGACGACGTGCGGACCGGCCTGCACCACCTCGTCGTCACCGCCGCCCACCACGAACCCGAGATCGTCACGGTCGCCGTCCACCGGCGCCGCGCCGAACCGGCCCGCGACATCGTCCTCACCGACTGGAACGACCCGGCCGGCAACCTCACCGCCGACGAGATCGGCGCCCGCCGCAGTCTCATCTAG
- a CDS encoding isochorismatase family protein, translating to MNLAPLSPDNSTVVLVDYAVGFANLLRSHDLREHVNNVFGLAKVAKLYGAPLVVTNGEDTKPSGPLYPELLAALGDQEVLVRKTAFNSFLDPDFAAAVRATGNTRLVIGGIATDGCVLQTALGALREGYEVYVVADATASTSKEAHDVALQRMAMAGVVPVTWWSLAAEYQLEPRFADSPVRTRLMTEFQPAMTMGGRTFFAGVALGKSLS from the coding sequence ATGAACCTCGCCCCGCTCTCGCCGGACAACTCCACCGTCGTGCTCGTCGACTACGCCGTCGGCTTCGCCAACCTGCTGCGCTCGCACGACCTGCGTGAGCACGTCAACAACGTGTTCGGCCTCGCCAAGGTCGCCAAGCTGTACGGCGCTCCGCTCGTGGTGACCAACGGCGAGGACACCAAGCCGTCCGGCCCGCTCTACCCCGAACTCCTCGCCGCCCTCGGCGACCAGGAGGTGCTCGTCCGCAAGACCGCCTTCAACTCGTTCCTGGACCCCGACTTCGCCGCCGCGGTCCGGGCCACCGGCAACACCCGCCTGGTCATCGGCGGGATCGCCACCGACGGCTGCGTCCTGCAGACCGCGCTCGGCGCCCTGCGCGAGGGCTACGAGGTCTACGTCGTCGCCGACGCCACGGCCAGCACCAGCAAGGAGGCCCACGACGTCGCGCTGCAGCGGATGGCGATGGCCGGTGTCGTCCCAGTGACCTGGTGGTCGCTGGCCGCCGAGTACCAGCTGGAGCCGCGCTTCGCCGACTCGCCGGTGCGCACCCGGCTGATGACCGAGTTCCAGCCGGCCATGACCATGGGAGGCCGCACCTTCTTCGCCGGCGTCGCGCTCGGCAAGAGCCTGTCGTGA
- a CDS encoding TetR family transcriptional regulator, which produces MSQTAEPKKRTRDPEKKRAAILAAAREVFAETGYEKATVREIARRAGVTHGLVVLHFSSKEQLFLAAVPGPSILSESVPGDRDGLPARVAGAYVKRMESAGGADPFIAVVRSAAGEQEVAKGLLRALREESLAAYREVLTGDDVDARVDLIGAHLIGITVSRYVLADGPLAAMPPEQLVGWLTRTLRVIMLE; this is translated from the coding sequence GTGTCACAGACCGCCGAACCGAAGAAACGCACCCGCGACCCGGAGAAGAAGCGGGCCGCGATCCTGGCCGCCGCCCGCGAGGTGTTCGCCGAGACCGGCTACGAGAAGGCCACCGTGCGGGAGATCGCCCGCCGGGCCGGCGTCACCCACGGCCTCGTCGTGCTGCACTTCAGCAGCAAGGAGCAGCTGTTCCTGGCCGCCGTGCCGGGGCCGTCGATCCTCAGCGAGAGCGTGCCCGGCGACCGGGACGGGCTGCCCGCCCGGGTCGCCGGGGCCTACGTGAAACGCATGGAGTCGGCCGGTGGCGCCGACCCGTTCATCGCCGTGGTGCGCAGCGCCGCCGGCGAGCAGGAGGTGGCGAAGGGGCTGCTGCGGGCGCTGCGCGAGGAGAGCCTGGCCGCCTACCGCGAGGTGCTGACCGGCGACGACGTGGACGCCCGGGTCGACCTGATCGGCGCGCACCTGATCGGGATCACGGTGAGCCGGTACGTGCTCGCCGACGGGCCCCTCGCGGCCATGCCACCCGAGCAGCTCGTCGGGTGGCTGACCCGGACCCTACGAGTGATCATGCTGGAGTGA
- a CDS encoding enoyl-CoA hydratase/isomerase family protein, with translation MSTSTITVETVDAHRWRIIIGNPPTNLVTPDFVRDLHATVERVNADPDLKVVVFESADEHFWLNHFDLAQVTDFPPLWTDAVVKLSTSPVISIAKIRGRARGGGDELLLACDLRYASRERAVVGQIEVGTGILPGGGATERLPRLIGRDRALEAVLSSQDYSADLAERYGWVTRAVPDAELDDLVDAFATRLAGFDKTALATAKAQINRASLPPEQDLHTAYGEFLGSLAWPGFHQRLGGLRELYAQHGADLELNLGSHLGSLQHDHS, from the coding sequence ATGAGCACATCCACCATCACCGTCGAAACCGTCGACGCGCACCGCTGGCGCATCATCATCGGCAATCCTCCGACGAATCTGGTCACCCCCGACTTCGTCCGCGACCTGCACGCCACCGTGGAGAGGGTCAACGCCGATCCCGACCTCAAAGTGGTGGTGTTCGAAAGCGCGGACGAGCACTTCTGGCTCAACCATTTCGACCTGGCGCAGGTGACGGACTTCCCGCCGCTCTGGACCGACGCCGTGGTCAAGCTGAGCACCTCGCCGGTCATCTCGATCGCCAAGATCCGCGGTCGGGCCCGGGGTGGCGGCGATGAGCTGCTGCTCGCCTGCGATCTGCGCTACGCCAGCCGGGAGCGGGCGGTCGTCGGCCAGATCGAGGTCGGCACCGGCATCCTGCCCGGCGGCGGCGCGACCGAGCGGCTGCCGCGGCTGATCGGCCGTGACCGGGCCTTGGAGGCGGTGCTGTCCAGCCAGGACTACTCCGCCGACCTCGCCGAGCGGTACGGCTGGGTGACCCGGGCCGTCCCGGACGCCGAACTGGACGACCTGGTCGACGCGTTCGCCACGCGGCTGGCGGGCTTCGACAAGACCGCCCTGGCCACCGCGAAGGCGCAGATCAACCGGGCCAGCCTGCCGCCGGAGCAGGACCTGCACACCGCGTACGGCGAATTCCTCGGCTCGCTGGCCTGGCCCGGCTTCCACCAGCGGCTCGGCGGGCTGCGCGAGCTCTACGCCCAGCACGGCGCCGACCTGGAACTGAATCTGGGGAGCCACCTCGGCTCACTCCAGCATGATCACTCGTAG
- a CDS encoding MFS transporter: protein MPFLVLFAAVLLFGIADSMINSYIVLFGADVAGLSPVQIGVWSSVFAISGITIGWWLGRRFDRRPSRAYAIVVLLLGAAGYLLLPRVTSFPVLLLMAATVLGAMGSAFPQLFALARAVLGEGAAGRRSAPLLRVAWSLAWATGPLLGALVLSRSGYTWLIRVAAGVIVVAALTVLLVPRPPAAVATAASAKGRTPVLLTAGVTLFFAAMFAGGLALPLFATRELHQPPASLGVLFSVCAAVEVVATLGLAALPGWVSQRALILGGFAAFAGYYAMTVVAAGMTMLLLAQVLRGTGIAIVAAAGIRYFQDLLAPATGRATTLFANASTAGLLVSGILAGVAIEHSGYRTTLLLCGVLAGIGGLLFAVGSRRTRKEEFAVLNP from the coding sequence GTGCCCTTTCTCGTCCTCTTCGCCGCGGTGCTGCTGTTCGGCATCGCGGACTCGATGATCAATTCGTACATCGTGCTGTTCGGCGCGGACGTGGCCGGGCTGTCGCCGGTCCAGATCGGCGTGTGGTCGTCGGTCTTCGCGATCAGCGGCATCACGATCGGCTGGTGGCTGGGCCGGCGGTTCGACAGGCGGCCGTCGCGGGCGTACGCGATCGTGGTGCTGCTGCTCGGTGCGGCCGGCTACCTGCTGCTGCCCCGGGTGACCAGCTTCCCGGTGCTGCTGCTGATGGCGGCGACCGTGCTCGGCGCGATGGGTTCGGCGTTCCCGCAGCTGTTCGCGCTGGCCCGCGCGGTGCTCGGGGAGGGCGCGGCCGGCCGGCGGTCGGCGCCGCTGCTTCGGGTGGCCTGGTCGCTGGCCTGGGCGACCGGTCCGCTGCTGGGCGCGCTCGTGCTGTCCCGCAGCGGCTACACGTGGCTGATCCGGGTGGCCGCCGGGGTCATCGTCGTCGCGGCGCTCACCGTGCTGCTCGTCCCGCGGCCACCGGCGGCGGTCGCGACGGCTGCCTCGGCGAAGGGCCGCACTCCGGTCCTGCTCACGGCGGGCGTCACCCTGTTCTTCGCCGCGATGTTCGCCGGTGGCCTGGCGTTGCCGCTGTTCGCCACCCGGGAGCTGCACCAGCCGCCGGCGTCGCTCGGCGTGCTGTTCAGCGTCTGCGCCGCGGTCGAGGTGGTGGCGACGCTCGGGCTGGCCGCCCTGCCGGGATGGGTCAGCCAGCGGGCGCTGATCCTCGGCGGGTTCGCCGCGTTCGCCGGCTACTACGCCATGACCGTGGTGGCGGCGGGCATGACGATGCTGCTGCTCGCGCAGGTCCTGCGGGGAACGGGGATCGCGATCGTCGCGGCGGCCGGGATCCGGTACTTCCAGGATCTCCTGGCGCCGGCGACCGGGCGGGCCACGACGCTGTTCGCCAACGCGTCGACGGCGGGGCTGCTCGTCTCCGGCATCCTGGCCGGCGTGGCGATCGAACACTCCGGGTACCGCACGACCCTGCTGCTCTGCGGCGTGCTGGCCGGGATCGGCGGGTTGCTGTTCGCGGTGGGCTCCCGGCGTACGAGGAAGGAGGAGTTCGCCGTGCTGAACCCGTAG
- a CDS encoding EAL domain-containing protein: MADIHDVLDRRAVTPVFQPLLDIASGALVGYEALSRGPAGTPWESPAALFAAARVAGREAELDWICRAAAYRVALANGLDRRLTLFVNMEPTAWRVACPADLAPVVEQARRGLRVVTEMTERVIADDPAALLSAAANCRDAGWGVALDDVGADPMSLALMPFVHPDVVKLDMGLLHAPHDPHTARVVAAVSAYAEASGATVLAEGIETAEQLSTARTMGATIGQGWYFGRPAPLTSTIGHIGDLPILTRPTEDDRTPFEIVGRSRAVTRTTKSQLMPMSRHLEALAGDGPEPPVLLACFQEARHFTPATARRFSRIARRSPMVAALGAGLDAEPAPGVRGACFGDDRLRGEWNVIVLGPHRAAALVARDLGDDGGPDADRRFDFALTHDRDLVVRAARSLLKHLAPVRVPVPV; the protein is encoded by the coding sequence GTGGCAGACATCCACGACGTCCTGGACCGCCGGGCCGTCACCCCCGTGTTCCAGCCGTTGCTCGACATCGCGAGCGGCGCCCTCGTCGGGTACGAGGCGCTCAGCCGTGGCCCGGCCGGCACCCCATGGGAATCGCCGGCGGCGCTGTTCGCCGCCGCACGGGTCGCCGGCCGGGAGGCGGAGCTCGACTGGATCTGCCGGGCCGCCGCCTACCGGGTGGCGCTGGCGAACGGCCTCGACCGGCGGCTCACCCTGTTCGTGAACATGGAACCGACCGCCTGGCGGGTCGCCTGCCCGGCGGACCTCGCGCCGGTGGTCGAGCAGGCTCGCCGTGGGCTGCGCGTGGTCACCGAGATGACCGAGCGGGTCATCGCCGACGACCCGGCCGCGCTGCTCTCCGCCGCGGCGAACTGCCGGGACGCGGGGTGGGGCGTGGCCCTCGACGACGTCGGCGCCGACCCGATGTCGCTGGCCCTGATGCCGTTCGTGCACCCGGACGTGGTGAAGCTCGACATGGGACTGCTGCACGCGCCGCACGACCCGCACACCGCCCGGGTGGTGGCCGCCGTCTCCGCGTACGCCGAGGCCAGCGGCGCCACGGTCCTCGCCGAGGGCATCGAGACGGCCGAGCAGCTGTCCACCGCGCGGACGATGGGCGCGACGATCGGGCAGGGCTGGTACTTCGGGCGGCCGGCCCCGCTGACGAGCACTATCGGACACATCGGGGACCTGCCGATCCTGACCCGGCCGACCGAGGACGACCGGACTCCGTTCGAGATCGTCGGGCGGAGCCGAGCTGTCACCCGTACGACGAAATCGCAGTTGATGCCGATGAGCCGGCACCTCGAAGCGCTCGCCGGCGACGGACCCGAACCTCCCGTCCTGCTCGCGTGCTTCCAGGAGGCACGGCACTTCACCCCGGCGACGGCACGGCGGTTCAGCCGGATCGCCCGGCGCAGCCCGATGGTCGCGGCTCTCGGCGCCGGACTGGACGCCGAACCCGCGCCCGGAGTCCGCGGCGCCTGTTTCGGCGACGACCGGCTGCGCGGCGAGTGGAACGTGATCGTTCTCGGTCCGCACCGTGCGGCCGCTCTGGTGGCCCGCGACCTGGGCGACGACGGCGGTCCCGACGCCGACCGGCGCTTCGACTTCGCGCTCACCCACGACCGTGACCTGGTCGTGCGGGCGGCCCGCTCGCTGCTGAAGCACCTCGCGCCGGTCCGGGTACCGGTGCCGGTTTAA